The segment GTGATGCGGATGTAGACAAACAGTCTTCTTTTGTCTACTGGGTTATATGGTCCTTGGCTGGAGGTCGTGGATTTTTGCATCAGCTTTGCAGTGTGGAATATGGTAGAAAACGCGCAGACAAAGCACGCGAAATTAAACAACAAGGTGAAGGACATAGGAGCGATCACCAGCCACAAGATGGCGCTGCGTGTCCCTATGAAGCACTGACCTCCGGCAGCGTAGCCCACGTCGTAGATACCGTAGTGATCCATGACACCGAGGCTGACGACGACAAACAGCGGCAGCAGCCAGCACAACATGATGTAACACCGCAGGATACGACTTCTTGACCTCTTGGACATGTGGCCAAAGGATTGACTGGTGAGGTGAAAGCCAGGTCGAATGCTAGTGCCGAGTTCCAGAGAAACGTTGCCAACAGGCTCCAGTGTAAGAGCCAGGCAACGGCCAGACACAGCCACCCGCGGGGAATTAGAAAGAGCAACATCAACACTTGCATCGTCAGCATGGAGGCGGAGAGGGACATGACGATGATGCCGGGAACGTTGCGCAGTTGAGGCAGCAGGGAATATGTTAGCAACACCAGGAGCAGGCTGACGATGGACACGAGGAGGCAAGCGAAAGTTGCAAGCTGCTCCACCAAGTAGAATCTGAACCAAAGGAAGTACTTTTCATCGTCTACCGGGGAACTGTTACATACTACTGCAGTTCCGTCGGCGCGAATAACGAACTCGTGGCTCGTG is part of the Pomacea canaliculata isolate SZHN2017 linkage group LG13, ASM307304v1, whole genome shotgun sequence genome and harbors:
- the LOC112554381 gene encoding G-protein coupled receptor Mth2-like, with the translated sequence MPLCHTKGATMLSNSSFMLENGVLVVLPYGKRYTSHEFVIRADGTAVVCNSSPVDDEKYFLWFRFYLVEQLATFACLLVSIVSLLLVLLTYSLLPQLRNVPGIIVMSLSASMLTMQVLMLLFLIPRGWLCLAVAWLLHWSLLATFLWNSALAFDLAFTSPVNPLATCPRGQEVVSCGVTSCCAGCCRCLSSSASVSWITTVSTTWATLPELMQKSTTSSQGPYNPVDKRRLFVYIRITLIMGFTWAVGFTAAFVQLEELWIANIVLNASQGFYFLIAFVLKRRVWSLVWDRFSSLRSSRSGSLHPHRKTRPCQAASWKPLQR